CGATAAATACAATACAGATCTTGTAATAACAAAGTTGATATTTATGTAGGCCTTACAGCagtctaaataaaaaattaattaagtacTACTTCGTAATTAGCAACATAGTACAAAAACTGACTTGTTTATTGAAGAAAGGCGTTCAATATTTTAGCAGTTTGCTTGAAGACAATTTTGCATTTACTAAACGACGTTTAGCATATTAACATAAAAAGAGTGgctaattgtttaaataatttcgcaAAACTTAACAGgatcaatttttataaaacaaaatatgtctGCAAGcttctaaaattttttcaataaaacttgCTCAGATGAATGCTAGCACCCTCTAGGTACATATACTGAAAAAAAGATGTGCAAAAACTCCATCCTGATTCGCAAACTATTGTGTTTTTATCATGTTTTGTAAAGAACCCCAAACACAACACATTTTTGTCGCGTCTGAAAtttaggtatttttttttaattccaagAAGTTACGtgatattatatatttagctaaattttttattattggtaGAGATGATTAGGAGCTATtctaagcaaaaataaaaaagcttaatTTTTCACACTTGTTTTGAATGTTAAACTTGTCAGGATGGGTCACGTGGAGAGAAACTTCTCGAGGGGAAAGTGTCGGAATGATTCGTTGAATATGTCTGTAAATGCTGAGCTGACCAACTCGTTTATCATCGGCTTGATAAAGGGCAGTCCCAGTTGCCACATGCTGTTGATAACTCCATCAGCCAGTTGGTTAAGAGGTTGTCCCTGCAGCAGGTTCTCAATGTGTAACTCCATTCCGCCGATGCGGTCCACCTCTACGTGCACCTTGATCAGCGAACCCGGATCCCCGATGCGTCGCACACTAGTGGTCTGACTGGGGAATAAGTAGTAGAGTAAAACAGCTTGAGAAATTTGGTGTGCAACGCGCTGCTCACCTGTAATCGTAGAGGGTGAGGTTCCAGTGACCTTTTCGGTTCATCTCCGAGCCCAACATTTTGGCGGCGAACTCGTACTCCCCCTCAAGACTTTTCTCCGGGAAATACTGAGCGTATACGATGCGGTGATCCTCGGGGTCGGCATAGAACTTGGTCACCTCGGATCGAGCCCATCCGAACTCGGAGACATTGCGCAAGATCAGTCGGAAGCTGCCCAGGCCTTGTGAATCACCGCGCCGCAGCTCAACAAAGGTACAGCGATGCGGGTCAAAGGGCTTAATGTTGTAGTCAGGCACACCTGAAAGAGTTTCCTAATGATTGCTCGCTCGTAATCCAAACCTCACTCACCAGTCGTAAAGTAGGCCCTTAAATCGTTAAACACCTGCCGCATGCACTCGTTGAAATCCTCATCCCTCTTTTGGCAACGACTCAACATGTGCTTCAAATCCGCATCCACATCGATTTGACTGGAGCTGGAGACGCACGCCAAATTAGTGGCAAAGAGCAAGATCACCGCCAGGTAGACCAGATTGTTGCCACAGTTTAAAAGCCACTGTTGCGACATGCTCACGGGTTTAGTTTGACAGACTCTGACGGACGACAGCTAATagaaaaagtaaatttaagtaaggtttttaatgtttatatgaCTTTGCTCGCGGCTCGTTTGTGCTTAGTTTTAAAGCGAATTGCCAATTTTTGTGGGCGTATAAACATCTGGTATTTGTTATACGAATTGTCCTTGGCTTTTGAAGTAGTTCGCTTGATTGAAATGTAATACATAAATGATTTCGAAAATCAACCCCGgtcggttttattttatcagtTTAACACATAAAAAGATTAGATAAGtacaaactattaaaattttaccaaaattgtaaataatcaGTGTTACCAATTTACGGTCTTGTGAAGTAATTAACTATGCAAACTAGTTAACAGTAAATTATACTTTTAAACTTAAGCTTCATTTAACTATCTTGTTAACCAAATCAATGTTTAATTCTACCTATTTCTTGCAGCTACGTGAATATTTAACAATAggaagaaaaaattgtattcgcAAGCAATTCAAATAATGCTTTTGGCGGAAATAACACTGCTTAGTCTTTTAGGGCATTTTACAGGGC
This genomic window from Drosophila gunungcola strain Sukarami chromosome 3R, Dgunungcola_SK_2, whole genome shotgun sequence contains:
- the LOC128266471 gene encoding circadian clock-controlled protein daywake isoform X1; this translates as MSQQWLLNCGNNLVYLAVILLFATNLACVSSSSQIDVDADLKHMLSRCQKRDEDFNECMRQVFNDLRAYFTTGVPDYNIKPFDPHRCTFVELRRGDSQGLGSFRLILRNVSEFGWARSEVTKFYADPEDHRIVYAQYFPEKSLEGEYEFAAKMLGSEMNRKGHWNLTLYDYSQTTSVRRIGDPGSLIKVHVEVDRIGGMELHIENLLQGQPLNQLADGVINSMWQLGLPFIKPMINELVSSAFTDIFNESFRHFPLEKFLST
- the LOC128266471 gene encoding uncharacterized protein LOC128266471 isoform X2, which translates into the protein MSQQWLLNCGNNLVYLAVILLFATNLACVSSSSQIDVDADLKHMLSRCQKRDEDFNECMRQVFNDLRAYFTTGVPDYNIKPFDPHRCTFVELRRGDSQGLGSFRLILRNVSEFGWARSEVTKFYADPEDHRIVYAQYFPEKSLEGEYEFAAKMLGSEMNRKGHWNLTLYDYRPLVCDASGIRVR